Genomic window (Spirochaetota bacterium):
AATGCCGATGCCCTTGATGGCGGCGAACGCATAGACGAGCTTTCCGTCCTTCTGTGAGAACACTGCGGTACTTTCATTGACCGACGGCGGTATGACGCCGATGTTCTTGACGCGAAGTTCGCTCGTATAGAGGTTGAGCTTTTCAGTGTCGCCGCTGACCGTATTGAGGAGCGCAGTGTAGAATTCCAGCGGATAATGCGCCTTGATGTACGCTTCCTGATAGGCGACGAAGGCATAACACACCGAATGCGATTTATTGAACCCGTACTCGGCGAACCCCGCCATCGTCTCATAGATCTCTTCAAGGAAGTTTTTATCGTACTTCTGTTTGATGCCGCCCTCGATGAACTTGTCCTTCATCTTCGCCATGATGTCTTTTTTCTTCTTGCCCATGGCTTTGCGCAGATCGTCCGCTTCCGCCGGCGTAAAACCGCCGAGTATGCGCGATGTCTGCATGATCTGTTCCTGATAGATGATGACGCCGAACGTTTCGCCGAGCACATCCTTAAGATCGTTGTGCGGATAGGATACGCGTTCCTTGCCGTTCTTGCGGTTCGCGTACGTTTTATCCATCCCGGCCTTGAGCGGACCCGGGCGATAGAGCGCTACTGCAGCAACAAGATCGCCGAAGCGTGTGGGCTTCAAACTTATGAGCAGTCGGCGCATGCCGTCGCTTTCGAATTGGAATATACCCTGCGTATCCCCGCGGCGGAACACATCGTAGACGAGATCGTCCTCCATCGGCGGATTGTTGATGTCGATGGTGACCCCGTGGCGCTTTTCGATATCGGCTACCGCTTCCTTGATGAGGCGCAGGTTCTTGATGCCGAGGAAGTCCATCTTGATGAGGCCGGCATCCTCGATGTAATTCATCTCATACTGGCAGGCGAGCGATACGTTCTCCTTGTCGCGATTGTCGCGGTAGAGCGGCACCACATCGATGAGCGGCACGCTTGAAATGACGACACCCGCCGCATGAAGGCCGACGGAGCGTATCAGCCCTTCGAGCTTGATCGCGATATCGTACATCCTTTTATAGGCGATGTTCGAATCGACAGCCTGGCGGAATTCATCCACCGATTTATACGCGGCCATTATCTTCGGGAGCTTCTCCTGTTCTTCTTCCTCGCTGAATTTCCCCGGTATCAGTTTCGCGAGCCTGTCCGCCTCGACGAGCGGTATATCCATAACGCGGCACACATCGCGCACGATGGAGCGGCCGTTCAGCGTGTTGAACGTTATTATCTGCGCGACATTATCAGCGCCGTATTTTTCGCGTACATAGGTTATCACTTCCTCGCGGCGGTCATCGGGGAAGTCGACGTCGATATCGGGCATGCTTTTGCGCGCGGGGTTCAAGAAGCGTTCGAAGAGGAGCTTGTGCGGGAGCGGATTGATCTCGGTAATGCCGAGCGCATAGGCGACAATGCTTCCCGCAGCCGAACCGCGGCCCGGGCCGACCATGATGCCTTGACTGCGCGCATAGCTTATGAAGTCGGAGACGATGAGGAAATATCCCTCAAAACCCATTTCGGTTATCGTCTTCATCTCAAAGGCGAGGCGATCATACGCTTCCTCTGGGACCGGCGAGTTGCCATAGCGCTTGACAAGACCTTCCTGGCAGAGTTTTAACAGATACGCGCCCTTTTCAAGACCGTCCGGTATGTCGTATTCCGGCATGTAGTAGTCCGGGCTTTTCATCTCTACCGCACAGCGTTCGGCGATGTCCACCGTGTTCTTGAACGCCTTGTTCATGCGCGGGAACATGACGCGCATTTCCTCTTCGCTCTTGAGGTAGAACTCCTCGGTGTCGAATTTCATCTTGGGGCTGGCGAGCGTTGAATGCGTCTGTATGGCGAGGAGCGCCGCATGCGCTTTCGCGTCGTCGCGTTCCACATAGTGCACGTCGTTGGTCACGACCATTTCTATTGAGAGGTCCCTGGCTATCTCGAAGAGCTCGCGGTTGAGAGGCTTCTCTTCCGGTATGCCCTGGTCCTGCATTTCGATGAAAAAATCTTCCCCGAAGAGGTCCTTATACCATTGGGCGATCTTAAGCGCTCCCGGTTTATCGCCGAGGAGTATGCGCTGCGGTATCTCACCGCCCATACAGGCGGAAAGACATATCAGCCCTTTATGATGTTTTTCCAGGAGTTCGTGATCGATCCGCGGTTTATAGTAAAATCCTTCGATGTACGCGCGGCTGACGAGCTTTCTGAGATTGGATATGCCCTCGTTGTCCTTGGCGAGAAGCACGAGGTGCATGGCGGTTTTCGATTCGTTCTCGTTCACTTCTCGGTCGGTTCGTGAACGGGGCGCCACATACGTTTCGCAGCCGATTATCGGCTTGATGCCCGCTTTTTTGGCCTTTATGAAGAATTCCATGGCCCCGAACATATTCCCGTGATCGGTGAGGGCCAGTGCCGGCATGGAGTAGGATTTTGCTTTTGCGATAAGATCGTCGATGCGGGCTGCGCCATCGAGAACGGAATATTGCGAATGGACATGCAGGTGGACAAATGCCATTCTGGAACGCTCCGTGTGATGGGGACTACCTTATATAATTAACATAACCAGCGATAAAAAGCAAACGGTTACGATGAATTTTTTACTGTTCACCTTTGCGGCATGCCACCCGTGGCGCCCATTCGTATAATAATGCTACATTCCGAACATTTGAAAACGGACCTGAACTATGACGTAAGAAAAGAAACAACGGAGGGCACAGAGGCATGGAAGATAAATCAATGAAATGATATATAGGAGTATAGGCAGCAGGCTTTACCTTTCGTGTGAAAATATTCAACTTTTTCGC
Coding sequences:
- the dnaE gene encoding DNA polymerase III subunit alpha, with the translated sequence MAFVHLHVHSQYSVLDGAARIDDLIAKAKSYSMPALALTDHGNMFGAMEFFIKAKKAGIKPIIGCETYVAPRSRTDREVNENESKTAMHLVLLAKDNEGISNLRKLVSRAYIEGFYYKPRIDHELLEKHHKGLICLSACMGGEIPQRILLGDKPGALKIAQWYKDLFGEDFFIEMQDQGIPEEKPLNRELFEIARDLSIEMVVTNDVHYVERDDAKAHAALLAIQTHSTLASPKMKFDTEEFYLKSEEEMRVMFPRMNKAFKNTVDIAERCAVEMKSPDYYMPEYDIPDGLEKGAYLLKLCQEGLVKRYGNSPVPEEAYDRLAFEMKTITEMGFEGYFLIVSDFISYARSQGIMVGPGRGSAAGSIVAYALGITEINPLPHKLLFERFLNPARKSMPDIDVDFPDDRREEVITYVREKYGADNVAQIITFNTLNGRSIVRDVCRVMDIPLVEADRLAKLIPGKFSEEEEQEKLPKIMAAYKSVDEFRQAVDSNIAYKRMYDIAIKLEGLIRSVGLHAAGVVISSVPLIDVVPLYRDNRDKENVSLACQYEMNYIEDAGLIKMDFLGIKNLRLIKEAVADIEKRHGVTIDINNPPMEDDLVYDVFRRGDTQGIFQFESDGMRRLLISLKPTRFGDLVAAVALYRPGPLKAGMDKTYANRKNGKERVSYPHNDLKDVLGETFGVIIYQEQIMQTSRILGGFTPAEADDLRKAMGKKKKDIMAKMKDKFIEGGIKQKYDKNFLEEIYETMAGFAEYGFNKSHSVCYAFVAYQEAYIKAHYPLEFYTALLNTVSGDTEKLNLYTSELRVKNIGVIPPSVNESTAVFSQKDGKLVYAFAAIKGIGI